The following are from one region of the Nicotiana tabacum cultivar K326 chromosome 3, ASM71507v2, whole genome shotgun sequence genome:
- the LOC107778865 gene encoding chaperone protein dnaJ 11, chloroplastic-like, translated as MISASFRQSPPPTAANTFSSGESSFLSPSCVRFRQYGSFSVAAATCGSVARCVPAVSASPASFYEILEIPMGATSEEIKAAYRRLARVCHPDVAAVDQKDTSAGEFMKIHAAYCTLSDPEKRAEYDRRLWNQRRRSVGLYSGYTCRNWETDQCW; from the coding sequence ATGATTTCCGCCTCTTTCCGCCAATCACCACCGCCAACGGCAGCCAATACGTTTTCCTCCGGCGAGAGTTCTTTTCTATCACCGTCTTGCGTCAGATTCCGGCAATACGGTTCCTTCTCCGTTGCCGCCGCGACCTGCGGTTCTGTGGCCAGGTGCGTGCCAGCTGTTTCTGCTTCTCCAGCTTCGTTTTACGAAATTCTCGAAATTCCGATGGGAGCCACGAGCGAGGAGATAAAGGCTGCGTATCGAAGATTGGCTAGAGTTTGCCATCCTGATGTTGCTGCAGTTGATCAGAAGGACACGTCAGCGGGCGAGTTCATGAAGATTCATGCTGCTTACTGCACTCTATCGGATCCTGAAAAGCGCGCGGAGTATGATCGGCGCCTTTGGAACCAAAGACGCCGGAGCGTCGGTTTATATTCCGGCTATACTTGCCGGAACTGGGAGACCGATCAGTGCTGGTAA